A genomic segment from Nicotiana tabacum cultivar K326 chromosome 7, ASM71507v2, whole genome shotgun sequence encodes:
- the LOC107792439 gene encoding uncharacterized protein LOC107792439, with product MRSIPPAERLFIGVDFNGHIGFIACGYDEVHGGFGFGDMNVGGTSLLDFAREFELVIANSSFPNRGEHLVTFQSTLAKTHIDYLLLRRYDRGLCKDCKVIPGKSLATQHRLLLMDVGIMMKRKKRTARGRPRIRWGALTKDKAQELKGRLLVVGS from the coding sequence ATGCGTAGTATTCCGCCTGCTGAAAGGTTATTTATAGGAGTGGATTttaatggtcatattgggttTATTGCATGCGGCTATGATGAGGTGCATGGTGGTTTTGGTTTTGGGGATATGAACGTAGGAGGAACTTCGCTGTTGGATTTCGCAAGGGAATTTGAGCTGGTGATTGCTAACTCTAGTTTTCCAAATAGGggggagcatttggttactttccaGAGCACGTTAGCAAAGACTCATATTGACTATCTGCTCCTTAGGAGGTACGATAGAGGGTTGTGTaaggattgcaaggttatcccgGGTAAGAGCCTCGcgacgcagcataggcttttgctgatggacgttggtattatgATGAAGAGAAAGAAGAGGACTGCACGAGGTCGACCGAggatcaggtggggagccttgactaaggataaagctcaaGAGTTGAAAGGGAGGCTATTGGTCGTGGGATCCTAG